One window of the Pradoshia eiseniae genome contains the following:
- a CDS encoding DUF951 domain-containing protein yields the protein MDEKEFALNDIVEMKKQHPCGANRWKIIRIGMDIRIKCEGCGHSVMLQRKEFMKKMKKVIERHEAS from the coding sequence TTGGATGAGAAGGAATTTGCCTTGAATGATATTGTTGAAATGAAGAAACAGCATCCATGCGGAGCGAACCGCTGGAAGATCATTAGAATCGGAATGGATATCCGAATTAAATGTGAAGGCTGTGGCCACAGTGTGATGCTGCAGCGCAAGGAATTCATGAAGAAGATGAAGAAGGTTATCGAAAGGCATGAGGCAAGCTAA
- the ychF gene encoding redox-regulated ATPase YchF, with protein MALTAGIVGLPNVGKSTLFNAITQAGAESANYPFCTIDPNVGIVEVPDHRLQKLTELVIPKKTVPTAFEFTDIAGIVKGASKGEGLGNKFLSHIRQVDAICHVVRCFADENITHVSGRVNPIDDIETINLELILADMETVEKRIERVGKLAKQKDKEAVAEFEVLSLLKEAFEAEKPARAVEFTDEQQKIVKGLHLLTIKPVLYVANVDEDEVADASNNEYVKQVREFAAGEKAEVIVICAKIESEIAELEGEEKQMFLEELGIEESGLDQLIRASYNLLGLATYFTAGVQEVRAWTFRKGMKAPQCAGIIHSDFERGFIRAEIVSYDDLMAAGSMTAAKEAGKVRLEGKEYEVKDGDIIHFRFNV; from the coding sequence TTGGCATTAACAGCTGGAATCGTTGGATTGCCGAACGTTGGTAAATCCACACTTTTTAATGCAATTACCCAGGCAGGTGCAGAATCTGCCAACTATCCGTTCTGTACAATCGACCCGAACGTTGGGATTGTTGAGGTACCTGACCACAGATTACAAAAATTAACAGAGCTTGTTATCCCTAAAAAGACTGTTCCTACCGCATTTGAATTTACAGATATCGCCGGAATCGTAAAAGGTGCCAGCAAAGGAGAAGGGCTAGGGAATAAGTTCCTTTCTCATATTCGTCAAGTTGACGCTATCTGTCATGTTGTACGCTGTTTTGCAGATGAGAACATCACCCATGTATCTGGCCGTGTAAATCCGATTGATGATATTGAAACCATCAATCTTGAACTTATCTTGGCAGATATGGAAACGGTTGAAAAGAGAATTGAACGTGTTGGCAAGCTAGCGAAACAAAAAGATAAAGAGGCTGTAGCTGAATTCGAAGTCCTATCCTTATTAAAGGAAGCATTTGAAGCAGAAAAACCAGCTAGAGCGGTTGAATTCACCGATGAGCAGCAGAAAATTGTCAAAGGACTTCACCTGTTGACTATCAAACCTGTTCTATATGTAGCCAATGTGGATGAAGACGAGGTAGCAGACGCATCTAACAACGAGTATGTGAAGCAAGTACGTGAATTTGCAGCTGGCGAAAAAGCAGAAGTTATTGTCATTTGCGCCAAAATCGAATCTGAGATCGCAGAGCTTGAAGGAGAAGAAAAACAAATGTTCCTTGAAGAGCTAGGCATCGAAGAGTCCGGCTTAGACCAATTGATTCGTGCATCCTACAATCTTCTTGGACTTGCCACATACTTCACAGCTGGTGTACAGGAAGTTCGTGCTTGGACATTCAGAAAAGGAATGAAAGCTCCGCAATGTGCCGGCATCATCCACTCTGACTTCGAACGCGGCTTTATCCGCGCTGAAATCGTATCATACGATGATCTCATGGCAGCTGGCTCCATGACTGCTGCGAAGGAAGCAGGAAAAGTAAGACTTGAAGGAAAAGAATACGAAGTAAAAGACGGAGACATCATCCACTTCCGTTTCAATGTATAA
- the rpsF gene encoding 30S ribosomal protein S6 yields the protein MTKYEVMYIIRPNIEEDSKKALVERFNNILADKGAEVLETKEWGKRRLAYEINDYRDGYYMINKIQAENADAVQEFDRLAKISEDIIRHIVVKEEA from the coding sequence ATGACAAAATACGAAGTTATGTATATCATCCGTCCAAACATTGAGGAAGATAGCAAAAAAGCGCTAGTTGAGCGTTTTAACAACATCTTAGCTGACAAAGGTGCTGAAGTTCTTGAAACAAAAGAATGGGGCAAACGCCGTCTAGCTTACGAAATCAATGATTACCGTGATGGATACTACATGATCAACAAAATCCAAGCTGAAAATGCTGACGCAGTTCAAGAATTTGACCGTCTTGCTAAAATCAGCGAAGATATCATCCGTCATATCGTAGTTAAAGAAGAAGCATAA
- the ssb gene encoding single-stranded DNA-binding protein — MINRVILVGRLTKDPDLRYTPNGVPVATFTLAVNRTFSNQQGERETDFINCVVWRRQAENAANYLKKGNLAGVDGRIQTRNYEGQDGKRVYVTEVLAESVQFLEPKGSSSGERMGGNQYGGNDNPFGGQGNRSQNQNQRKDSYTKIDDDPFSNDGQTIDISDDDLPF; from the coding sequence ATGATAAACCGTGTCATTTTGGTAGGTCGTTTAACGAAGGATCCTGATCTCCGCTATACTCCAAATGGTGTGCCGGTTGCTACTTTCACGCTAGCGGTCAATCGCACATTTTCCAATCAACAAGGTGAACGGGAAACGGATTTCATTAACTGTGTTGTTTGGCGCCGCCAAGCAGAAAATGCAGCTAATTATCTGAAGAAGGGTAATCTTGCTGGGGTCGATGGACGCATACAAACGCGTAACTATGAAGGCCAAGATGGAAAACGTGTATACGTAACCGAAGTACTGGCAGAAAGCGTGCAGTTCCTTGAGCCAAAAGGCTCCTCATCAGGTGAGAGAATGGGCGGAAACCAATATGGAGGCAATGATAATCCATTTGGCGGTCAGGGCAATCGCAGCCAAAACCAGAATCAACGGAAGGATAGCTATACGAAAATCGATGATGATCCATTCAGCAATGATGGACAAACCATTGATATTTCCGATGATGACCTTCCATTCTAA
- the rpsR gene encoding 30S ribosomal protein S18: MAGGRRGGRAKRRKVCYFTSNGITHIDYKDVDLLKKFISERGKILPRRVTGTSAKYQRKLTIAIKRARTMALLPFVAEDK, translated from the coding sequence ATGGCAGGCGGACGCAGAGGCGGACGTGCTAAACGCCGTAAAGTTTGTTACTTCACATCAAACGGCATTACGCACATCGATTATAAAGACGTAGATCTTCTTAAAAAGTTTATCTCTGAACGCGGAAAAATTCTTCCACGTCGTGTAACTGGAACTAGCGCTAAGTACCAACGTAAATTGACTATCGCAATTAAACGTGCTCGTACTATGGCTCTTCTTCCATTCGTTGCAGAAGATAAGTAA
- a CDS encoding DHH family phosphoesterase, with product MPPYLRKQAFRYPVYALLSVGVLIIGVLAYYNWIYALLASLFFIAFVFLGLLIVNAVRKETEVYISTLSYRLKRVGEEALLEMPIGILLFNDDFVIEWSNPFMTKCLQEDSLVGKNIEEVAESLLPFLRKQEGEMTLTIHDSKYRVVHKPDERLLYFFDVTEQTEIEKLYEDEQTVIGIIFLDNYDDVTQGMDDQRKSGLNSFVTSLLNNWAKEYGVFLKRISSDRFIAVMNENILTELENTKFSILDDVRETTAKQNVPLTLSIGIGSGVPALPDLGAVAQSSLDLALGRGGDQAAIKLPNGKVKFYGGKTNPMEKRTRVRARVISHALRDLIIDSDKVIIMGHKFPDMDAIGSSLGVLKIAQMNDRDGYIILDRDELDSSVKRLLCEIKQKPELDGMFISPENGVELITEKTLLVVVDTHKPSLVIDDRIISRTEKIVVIDHHRRGEEFIDNSLLVYMEPYASSTAELVTELIEYQPSRVKLDMLESTALLAGIIVDTKYFTFRTGSRTFDAASFLRGHGADTVMVQRLLKENVDSYLQRAKLLSNVYFYCDGVAIANGEISGYADQVMIAQAADTLLSMEGVSAAFVLAKKAENEIGISARSLGEINVQVIMEQLGGGGHLTNAATQLENISMQKAEQMLKKALDEQLEGGTIS from the coding sequence ATGCCGCCTTATTTAAGAAAGCAAGCATTCCGTTATCCTGTATACGCTTTATTAAGCGTAGGCGTGCTCATAATTGGCGTACTTGCTTATTATAATTGGATTTATGCATTATTGGCTTCTTTGTTCTTTATTGCCTTTGTCTTTCTGGGCTTGTTGATTGTGAATGCAGTTCGGAAGGAAACAGAGGTCTACATCTCTACTCTTTCTTACCGGTTGAAGAGAGTCGGAGAGGAAGCTCTTTTAGAAATGCCAATCGGTATTCTATTGTTTAATGATGACTTTGTTATTGAGTGGTCAAATCCCTTCATGACTAAATGTCTTCAAGAGGATAGCTTGGTTGGCAAAAATATAGAAGAGGTAGCAGAATCTTTGCTTCCTTTTCTTCGGAAGCAAGAAGGAGAAATGACACTGACAATTCATGACAGTAAATATCGTGTTGTTCATAAACCGGATGAAAGACTTCTTTATTTCTTTGATGTGACAGAACAGACTGAGATAGAGAAGCTTTATGAAGATGAACAGACTGTCATTGGCATTATTTTCTTAGATAATTATGATGATGTGACACAAGGGATGGATGACCAGCGTAAAAGTGGCTTAAACAGTTTTGTCACATCTTTGCTGAACAACTGGGCAAAGGAATACGGAGTGTTTTTGAAGCGAATATCTTCAGATCGATTCATTGCGGTAATGAACGAAAACATTCTTACTGAGCTGGAAAACACAAAGTTCTCCATTCTCGATGATGTAAGGGAAACAACGGCCAAACAAAATGTTCCGCTTACACTTAGTATTGGTATAGGCAGCGGAGTTCCAGCCTTGCCTGACCTTGGAGCCGTTGCCCAGTCAAGTCTTGATCTTGCGTTAGGTAGGGGCGGTGACCAGGCGGCCATCAAGCTTCCAAATGGGAAGGTTAAGTTCTATGGTGGCAAGACGAATCCAATGGAGAAGCGGACACGAGTAAGGGCGAGGGTTATCTCGCATGCGCTGCGTGATTTGATTATTGACAGTGATAAAGTCATTATTATGGGACATAAGTTCCCAGATATGGATGCGATTGGTTCATCCCTTGGCGTATTGAAGATTGCTCAGATGAATGACCGGGATGGTTACATTATTCTGGATCGTGATGAGCTTGATTCAAGCGTCAAGAGATTGCTCTGTGAGATTAAACAGAAGCCAGAGCTTGACGGAATGTTCATTTCCCCTGAAAATGGCGTTGAGCTCATAACTGAAAAGACGCTCCTTGTCGTAGTGGATACGCATAAGCCAAGCCTTGTTATTGATGACAGAATTATATCCCGTACAGAGAAGATTGTCGTCATTGACCATCATCGGCGCGGGGAGGAATTCATCGATAATTCTCTTCTCGTTTATATGGAGCCGTATGCATCTTCAACAGCTGAGCTTGTGACAGAGCTGATTGAGTACCAGCCGAGCCGGGTGAAGCTCGATATGCTGGAATCAACAGCTCTCTTAGCAGGAATTATAGTTGATACGAAATATTTTACGTTCCGGACCGGCTCACGGACCTTTGATGCGGCATCGTTCCTAAGAGGCCATGGAGCGGATACAGTAATGGTCCAAAGGCTATTAAAGGAGAATGTGGATTCATATTTGCAGCGGGCCAAGCTGCTTAGCAATGTGTATTTTTACTGTGATGGTGTGGCGATAGCGAATGGGGAAATATCCGGGTATGCCGATCAAGTAATGATTGCCCAGGCGGCTGATACACTACTGTCAATGGAGGGGGTCTCTGCTGCCTTCGTGCTAGCGAAGAAGGCTGAAAACGAGATTGGCATTAGTGCAAGATCGCTTGGCGAGATTAATGTTCAAGTAATTATGGAACAGCTTGGAGGCGGAGGGCATTTGACAAATGCAGCAACCCAGCTAGAGAACATATCTATGCAGAAGGCAGAACAAATGCTGAAAAAAGCGTTAGATGAGCAATTAGAAGGAGGTACCATTTCATGA
- the rplI gene encoding 50S ribosomal protein L9 has protein sequence MRVIFLKDVKGKGKKGEIKNVADGYAHNFLLKQGLAVEATGGNMKALENQKNKEAQLAQEELENAKKLKESLEKLTVELQAKSGDGGRIFGSITSKQIADAMQKQHKVKLDKRKIDLENPIKSLGYTKVPVKLHHEVTATLNVHVKEQ, from the coding sequence ATGAGAGTTATTTTCTTGAAAGATGTAAAGGGTAAAGGGAAAAAAGGTGAAATTAAAAATGTAGCTGACGGATATGCGCATAACTTTCTATTAAAGCAGGGCCTTGCCGTGGAAGCGACAGGCGGCAATATGAAAGCATTAGAGAACCAAAAGAATAAAGAGGCTCAGCTTGCACAGGAAGAGCTAGAAAATGCTAAAAAGCTAAAAGAAAGCTTGGAAAAGCTGACAGTTGAGCTCCAAGCAAAGTCTGGAGATGGCGGCCGTATTTTCGGATCCATCACAAGCAAGCAAATCGCCGATGCCATGCAAAAGCAGCATAAGGTGAAGCTGGATAAGCGAAAAATCGATCTTGAAAATCCAATTAAATCACTAGGCTACACAAAAGTCCCAGTTAAGCTTCATCATGAAGTAACGGCTACTTTAAATGTTCACGTCAAGGAACAATAA
- the dnaB gene encoding replicative DNA helicase — MNELFTDLVPPQNVEAEQAVLGAIFLVPSSLILASEILLPEDFYRSAHQKIFLVMLKLNDTGKAVDLVTVTEELSATKQLEEVGGVSYLTELASSVPTAANIEYYARIVEEKSVLRRLINTATGIVQDGYSREDEVESLLGEAEKSIMEVASRKNAGAFHNIKDVLVRTYDNIELLHNRVGDITGIPTGFNDLDKMTAGFQRNDLIIVAARPSVGKTAFALNIAQNVATKTDENVAIFSLEMGAEQLVMRMLCAEGNINAQNLRTGSLTDEDWRKLTLAMGSLSNSGIFIDDTPGVRISEIRSKCRRLKQEHGLGMILIDYLQLIQGNGRSGENRQQEVSEISRSLKALARELEVPVIALSQLSRGVEQRQDKRPMMSDIRESGSIEQDADIVAFLYREDYYDKETENQNVIEIIIAKQRNGPVGTVQLAFVKEYNKFVNLERRFENDAFPTGA, encoded by the coding sequence ATGAATGAGCTCTTTACTGATTTGGTACCACCACAAAACGTGGAAGCCGAACAGGCTGTATTAGGAGCAATCTTTCTTGTGCCTTCCTCACTTATTCTAGCTTCGGAGATTCTTCTTCCGGAGGACTTTTATCGAAGCGCGCACCAGAAAATATTCCTTGTCATGCTTAAATTGAATGATACTGGTAAAGCGGTTGACTTAGTGACGGTAACAGAAGAGCTTAGCGCAACAAAGCAGCTGGAAGAAGTAGGCGGCGTGTCCTATTTAACAGAACTGGCCTCTTCAGTGCCTACTGCGGCAAATATTGAATATTACGCTCGTATCGTAGAAGAAAAATCGGTACTGCGCCGATTGATTAATACGGCAACAGGCATTGTTCAAGATGGATATTCACGCGAGGATGAGGTAGAAAGCCTGCTTGGCGAAGCGGAAAAGAGCATCATGGAAGTGGCCTCCCGCAAGAATGCTGGCGCCTTCCATAATATTAAAGATGTCCTAGTGCGGACATATGACAATATTGAGCTTTTGCATAACCGTGTTGGAGATATTACTGGTATCCCAACTGGATTTAATGATTTGGATAAGATGACAGCAGGGTTCCAGCGCAATGACTTGATTATCGTTGCTGCTCGTCCTTCTGTTGGTAAGACAGCCTTTGCCTTAAATATTGCCCAAAACGTCGCGACTAAAACCGATGAAAATGTTGCTATTTTCTCCCTAGAGATGGGCGCTGAACAACTCGTCATGCGTATGCTATGCGCTGAGGGAAATATTAACGCACAGAACCTGCGAACAGGTTCCTTGACTGATGAGGACTGGCGCAAGCTTACCCTTGCGATGGGAAGTTTGTCGAATTCAGGAATCTTCATTGATGATACCCCAGGAGTACGCATTAGTGAGATTCGCTCAAAATGCCGCCGTCTAAAGCAGGAGCATGGCCTTGGAATGATCTTGATTGACTATTTGCAGCTCATTCAGGGTAATGGTCGTTCGGGAGAGAACAGACAGCAGGAGGTTTCAGAAATCTCCAGGTCTTTAAAGGCTCTTGCCCGTGAGCTTGAGGTTCCAGTTATTGCTCTTTCTCAGCTCTCTCGTGGAGTAGAGCAACGTCAAGACAAACGTCCAATGATGTCTGATATCCGTGAATCCGGGAGTATCGAGCAGGATGCGGATATAGTAGCCTTCCTGTACAGGGAAGACTACTATGATAAGGAGACAGAGAACCAAAACGTGATAGAAATCATTATTGCGAAACAAAGGAATGGCCCTGTCGGTACTGTACAGCTAGCCTTCGTAAAAGAATATAATAAATTCGTTAACCTGGAACGAAGGTTTGAGAATGATGCCTTCCCGACAGGTGCATAA
- a CDS encoding adenylosuccinate synthase: MSSVVVVGTQWGDEGKGKITDFLSENAEVIARYQGGNNAGHTIKFNGETYKLHLIPSGIFYKDKISVIGNGMVVDPKALIAELAYLHERGVSTDNLRISNRAHVILPYHLKLDEVEEERKGANKIGTTKKGIGPAYMDKAARIGIRIADLLDREVFEEKLTRNLEEKNRMLEKFYETEGFTLDDFFEEYYEYGQQIKKYVCDTSVVLNDALDEGRRVLFEGAQGVMLDIDQGTYPFVTSSNPVAGGVTIGAGVGPSKINHVVGVCKAYTTRVGDGPFPTELHNEIGDQIREVGREYGTTTGRPRRVGWFDSVVVRHARRVSGMTDLSLNSIDVLTGIETLKICVAYRYKGEIMEEFPASLKVLAECEPVYEELPGWTEDITGAKTLSDLPKNARAYLERVSQLTGIPLSIFSVGPDRNQTNVLRNPYGI, translated from the coding sequence ATGTCTTCAGTAGTTGTAGTTGGTACGCAGTGGGGAGACGAAGGTAAAGGGAAAATCACCGATTTTCTTTCTGAAAATGCAGAAGTAATAGCGCGATATCAAGGCGGAAATAACGCAGGACATACAATTAAATTTAATGGTGAAACTTACAAGCTCCATTTAATTCCATCTGGGATTTTCTATAAAGATAAGATATCTGTAATCGGGAATGGGATGGTCGTTGATCCAAAGGCCCTGATCGCAGAGCTTGCTTATTTGCATGAACGCGGCGTTTCAACTGATAATCTTCGTATCTCGAATCGGGCGCATGTCATCCTTCCTTATCATTTGAAGCTTGATGAGGTAGAGGAAGAGCGCAAGGGAGCCAATAAGATTGGTACAACGAAAAAAGGCATCGGACCAGCTTATATGGATAAAGCTGCCCGTATAGGCATTAGAATTGCCGACCTTTTGGATCGTGAAGTTTTTGAAGAAAAGTTAACAAGAAATCTAGAGGAGAAGAACCGGATGCTCGAGAAGTTTTACGAGACAGAGGGCTTCACCTTAGATGATTTCTTTGAAGAATATTATGAATATGGACAGCAAATCAAAAAGTATGTATGTGATACATCTGTTGTCTTAAATGACGCTCTTGATGAAGGACGCCGTGTTCTTTTTGAAGGAGCTCAGGGTGTTATGCTAGATATTGACCAAGGGACTTACCCATTTGTGACATCCTCAAATCCTGTAGCAGGGGGAGTGACCATTGGGGCTGGAGTCGGCCCATCTAAGATCAATCATGTGGTGGGTGTGTGCAAGGCATACACAACTCGTGTGGGAGACGGCCCATTCCCGACTGAGCTCCATAATGAAATTGGCGATCAAATCAGGGAAGTGGGAAGAGAATATGGTACGACAACAGGCCGCCCGCGCCGTGTAGGCTGGTTCGATAGCGTTGTCGTAAGGCATGCACGCCGTGTAAGCGGTATGACTGACCTATCTCTTAACTCTATTGATGTCTTAACAGGCATTGAGACATTGAAGATCTGTGTAGCTTATCGCTACAAAGGAGAAATTATGGAGGAGTTTCCGGCGAGCCTGAAGGTGCTGGCTGAATGTGAACCAGTCTATGAGGAGCTTCCAGGCTGGACTGAGGACATTACCGGTGCAAAGACACTATCAGACCTTCCGAAGAATGCGAGAGCATACCTTGAGCGTGTTTCCCAGCTGACTGGTATTCCACTGTCCATCTTCTCAGTTGGACCAGATCGAAATCAAACAAATGTATTGAGAAATCCTTACGGAATTTAA
- the yycF gene encoding response regulator YycF yields the protein MDKKILVVDDEKPIADILQFNLKKEGFDVFCAYDGNEAIKLVEEIKPDLILLDIMLPQQDGMEVCREVRKKYDMPIIMLTAKDSEIDKVLGLELGADDYVTKPFSTRELIARVKANLRRQKQVANQQDEQEETNEITVGNLVIHPDSYMVSKRGETIELTHREFELLFYLAKHIGQVMTREHLLQTVWGYDYYGDVRTVDVTVRRLREKIEDNPSHPAWIVTRRGVGYYLRHPEQE from the coding sequence ATGGATAAGAAAATATTAGTTGTTGATGATGAGAAGCCAATTGCTGACATACTCCAGTTTAATTTAAAAAAGGAAGGGTTTGACGTTTTCTGCGCCTATGACGGCAATGAAGCGATCAAGCTTGTTGAGGAAATAAAGCCGGATTTGATTTTACTTGATATAATGCTCCCGCAGCAGGATGGAATGGAAGTGTGCAGGGAGGTCAGAAAGAAATATGATATGCCAATCATCATGCTGACAGCAAAGGATTCTGAAATTGATAAAGTTCTTGGTCTTGAGCTTGGAGCAGATGATTATGTGACAAAGCCATTCAGTACACGTGAATTGATTGCGCGCGTCAAAGCAAACCTGCGCAGACAAAAGCAAGTTGCTAACCAGCAGGATGAACAGGAAGAAACAAATGAAATCACGGTGGGGAATTTGGTTATTCACCCAGATTCATATATGGTATCTAAAAGAGGTGAGACCATTGAACTGACTCATCGTGAATTTGAGCTGCTTTTCTATTTAGCGAAGCATATAGGACAAGTCATGACAAGGGAACATCTCCTGCAAACAGTATGGGGCTATGACTACTATGGAGATGTACGGACAGTTGATGTAACGGTTAGACGTCTAAGAGAGAAAATAGAGGATAATCCTAGTCATCCGGCTTGGATTGTTACAAGAAGAGGAGTTGGATATTACCTCCGTCACCCTGAACAGGAGTAA
- the walK gene encoding cell wall metabolism sensor histidine kinase WalK — protein MKKVGFFNSIYFKFVLIYLLLIFVAMQIIGVYFAQRLEEQLLDSFKSSIQERVNILKYSLEKEIIEPRKAGDPTLMEDIETTIGDYDSEDISEIRVIDQDYKVIGSSAENQEIVGTRFTDQMVRTAFNQGAAQKDIRIDASNAERILLWSEPLMTEDGVVIGNLYLITKIENVYKELEQINTIMARATIISLLVTAVLGILLAQTITRPISDMRRQAMAMSRGNYTRKVKVYSDDEIGQLAVSFNNLTKKLQDAQATTEAEKRKLSSVLTNMTDGVLTTDRRGRVILINDTAVSMLKVSRETSLSKPITEVLGIDDTYTFSQLLNEKDSMILDHSSDKKLLYLRANFSIIQRETGFVNGLIVVLHDITEQEKIDEERREFVANVSHELRTPLTTMRSYLEALADGAMDDAELAPRFLNTAQTETERMIRLVNALLQLSKLDSTDYQLSTTWVDFGRYFHRVIDRFEMTKSRNVTFKRLIPEESIGVEIDEDKITQVLDNIISNALKYSPEGGQVTFKLQVIGPNIEVSIRDEGMGIPKENVSRIFERFYRVDKARSRKLGGTGLGLAIAKEMIEAHKGQIWASSEEGKGTTVFFTLPYEPLQEDDWE, from the coding sequence ATGAAAAAAGTCGGTTTTTTTAATTCGATTTATTTTAAATTCGTATTAATTTATTTGTTGTTGATTTTCGTGGCAATGCAGATTATCGGTGTATATTTTGCCCAGCGCTTAGAGGAGCAGCTTTTAGATAGTTTTAAAAGCTCGATTCAGGAGAGGGTCAACATCTTAAAATATAGCCTTGAAAAGGAGATTATCGAACCGCGCAAAGCAGGTGATCCGACCTTGATGGAGGATATTGAAACGACTATCGGGGATTATGATTCTGAGGATATCTCAGAGATACGAGTGATAGACCAGGACTATAAGGTAATTGGGTCTTCAGCGGAAAATCAGGAAATAGTGGGAACCAGATTTACCGATCAAATGGTCAGGACAGCCTTTAACCAAGGTGCAGCCCAGAAGGACATTCGCATTGATGCAAGTAATGCGGAGCGAATTCTCCTATGGTCAGAGCCGCTCATGACGGAGGATGGTGTCGTCATCGGTAATCTGTATTTGATTACAAAAATCGAGAATGTGTATAAGGAACTCGAGCAAATCAATACGATTATGGCTCGGGCCACAATTATTTCCCTGCTTGTGACAGCTGTATTAGGGATTTTACTTGCCCAAACCATTACGCGGCCTATCTCTGATATGAGAAGGCAGGCGATGGCTATGTCGAGAGGAAACTATACGCGTAAGGTTAAAGTATACAGCGATGATGAGATTGGACAGCTCGCTGTGTCCTTCAATAATTTGACAAAGAAATTGCAGGATGCTCAAGCAACAACAGAGGCAGAAAAACGCAAGCTCTCATCTGTTTTAACGAATATGACTGATGGTGTGTTGACGACTGACAGACGCGGACGTGTCATTCTTATTAATGATACAGCGGTATCCATGCTGAAGGTTTCACGTGAAACATCACTATCCAAGCCGATAACGGAGGTATTAGGAATAGATGATACGTATACCTTTAGTCAGCTTTTAAATGAAAAGGATTCAATGATTTTAGACCATAGCTCCGATAAGAAACTATTATATTTGAGGGCGAATTTCTCCATCATTCAGCGCGAAACAGGCTTTGTGAATGGATTGATTGTCGTTCTGCATGATATCACAGAACAAGAAAAAATCGATGAGGAACGAAGAGAGTTCGTAGCCAATGTATCTCATGAGCTGCGGACACCTTTAACAACGATGCGAAGTTATCTCGAAGCGTTGGCAGATGGAGCGATGGATGATGCGGAGCTTGCCCCGAGATTCTTAAACACGGCTCAGACCGAAACGGAGCGAATGATTCGGCTGGTAAATGCTCTTCTTCAACTATCTAAGCTTGATAGCACAGATTATCAATTATCGACAACCTGGGTAGACTTCGGACGCTATTTCCACCGTGTAATTGACCGTTTTGAGATGACTAAATCAAGAAATGTGACCTTTAAGCGTCTCATTCCGGAGGAGTCAATAGGTGTGGAAATTGATGAGGATAAAATAACACAGGTGCTTGATAATATTATTTCCAACGCTTTGAAATATTCCCCAGAGGGGGGACAGGTTACTTTCAAATTGCAGGTCATTGGACCGAATATTGAAGTAAGCATCCGCGATGAGGGAATGGGGATTCCAAAGGAAAATGTCTCAAGGATTTTTGAGCGGTTCTATCGAGTCGATAAGGCGCGCTCCCGCAAGTTGGGAGGGACTGGCCTAGGACTGGCTATTGCAAAAGAAATGATTGAAGCACATAAAGGGCAAATATGGGCATCAAGTGAGGAAGGCAAAGGGACAACCGTGTTCTTTACACTGCCATATGAACCTTTACAAGAGGATGATTGGGAATGA